In Bremerella alba, one genomic interval encodes:
- a CDS encoding complex I subunit 4 family protein, with protein sequence MDNLASLIVTSLIFTPVVGAIALLFFPSENKSLLRWFTLLVTLLVLLPTLWIALPGSDAVSFEINEAGVQKVVQTSWIPSFDIQFFLGVDGISFPLLMLTALISFLAMGASWTIDKYVKSYCVLYLLLLAGMMGVFLSLDFFLFYIFWEVMLLPMYFLIGVWGGPRKEYAAIKFFLYTLFGSVLMLIALLMLYFNSDLRQLSAEQLAAAHVASWDDAGQLMAAEVYKSKIDASEYPVHTFNILALQQLGQHTDVFDQALLFGKSIQWWAFVLLFIGFVIKVPSVPLHTWLPDAHVEAPTPVSMILAGVLLKMGGYGIVRICYPICPDAGYDLVWVVCIVGVTSMVYGAFAALAQKDFKRMVAYSSVSHMGYVVLGLGVWSATAGSVFDPISWSMGVKGALFQMIGHGISSAGMFFMVGVIYDRVHHRDLNQFGGLYGKMPIYTAMAMLLFFAGLGLPGLCGFIGEVFVVLSVWKLSATLAAISAAVVILTAAYILWAIQRVYLGPEYRGPHPEGLSEISLREMAIALPLCVLAVVLGVFPATMFRYMDATVDQQVADLVEWTEEVKLPKLRAEREEADQEVAANAP encoded by the coding sequence ATGGATAACTTGGCAAGTTTAATCGTGACATCGCTGATCTTCACACCAGTTGTGGGAGCGATCGCTCTGTTGTTTTTTCCATCGGAAAATAAATCGCTGCTGCGCTGGTTTACGTTGTTGGTCACGTTGCTCGTCTTGCTGCCAACGCTATGGATTGCGCTGCCTGGGAGTGATGCTGTCAGTTTTGAAATCAATGAAGCGGGCGTTCAAAAAGTCGTCCAAACCTCGTGGATTCCGTCGTTCGATATTCAATTCTTTCTTGGTGTCGACGGAATTAGTTTTCCCTTGCTAATGCTAACGGCATTGATTTCTTTCTTGGCCATGGGGGCCAGTTGGACGATCGACAAATACGTAAAGAGCTACTGCGTGCTTTACCTGCTTCTGCTTGCCGGCATGATGGGCGTGTTTCTGTCGCTCGACTTCTTTTTGTTCTACATATTTTGGGAAGTCATGCTGCTCCCGATGTACTTCCTGATTGGGGTCTGGGGTGGGCCACGTAAGGAATACGCCGCGATCAAGTTCTTCTTGTACACGCTGTTTGGCAGTGTGCTAATGCTGATCGCTCTATTAATGCTGTATTTTAATAGCGATCTGCGACAGCTCTCTGCCGAACAACTAGCCGCCGCACATGTAGCTTCCTGGGATGATGCTGGCCAGTTGATGGCCGCAGAAGTCTACAAGTCAAAGATTGACGCTAGTGAATATCCGGTGCACACGTTCAACATTTTGGCCCTCCAGCAACTCGGCCAACATACAGACGTATTCGATCAGGCGTTGTTGTTCGGAAAGTCGATTCAGTGGTGGGCGTTTGTACTGCTGTTTATTGGTTTCGTGATCAAGGTTCCCAGTGTACCACTGCATACCTGGTTGCCGGATGCCCACGTAGAAGCTCCCACGCCGGTGTCAATGATTCTAGCCGGAGTACTATTAAAGATGGGGGGCTATGGGATCGTGCGGATTTGCTACCCGATCTGTCCTGACGCTGGTTACGATCTTGTATGGGTCGTATGTATCGTTGGCGTCACTAGCATGGTTTATGGGGCGTTCGCCGCACTGGCTCAAAAAGACTTTAAGCGAATGGTCGCCTATAGCTCGGTGAGTCACATGGGCTACGTCGTGCTTGGCCTGGGGGTATGGAGTGCAACCGCCGGATCTGTATTTGATCCGATTTCGTGGAGCATGGGTGTCAAAGGCGCTCTGTTCCAGATGATTGGTCATGGGATCAGTTCGGCTGGAATGTTCTTCATGGTCGGCGTGATCTACGACCGCGTGCATCATCGTGATTTGAATCAATTCGGCGGATTGTACGGCAAAATGCCCATTTACACGGCGATGGCGATGCTGTTGTTTTTCGCGGGATTAGGTTTGCCTGGTCTTTGTGGTTTCATCGGCGAAGTCTTTGTTGTCCTTTCGGTTTGGAAGTTAAGTGCCACATTAGCCGCGATTTCAGCGGCTGTCGTTATTCTGACGGCCGCTTACATATTGTGGGCAATTCAACGCGTCTATCTTGGGCCTGAGTATCGAGGCCCGCACCCGGAAGGATTGTCGGAGATCAGTCTACGCGAGATGGCCATTGCCCTGCCCCTTTGTGTATTGGCAGTCGTGCTAGGGGTTTTTCCAGCGACGATGTTCCGATACATGGACGCCACGGTCGATCAACAGGTGGCCGACTTGGTCGAGTGGACCGAGGAAGTGAAGCTTCCTAAGCTTCGAGCCGAACGAGAAGAAGCCGATCAAGAAGTTGCCGCGAACGCTCCCTAA
- the nuoL gene encoding NADH-quinone oxidoreductase subunit L translates to MDVFLPYLPSLLTAAVLIPLVSFCVILLAATRLGRRGKPAAWIATSAILTSTVLSFFVAVIWFAAHEIPVPHSVSDPHHATEHYAPPIITGSGYTLASFAGADVGINYYIDALTILMFCMVTFIATCIHFYSMGYMHDELHEVVDNEALLADGESLRRPGRYARFFQALSLFCFSMLGLVISGNFLMTFVFWELVGLCSWFLIGFYVERQSASFAANKAFIVNRVGDFGMLVGLMALWASMGTLNFGDISGSSRGVFSQTRSEESHYALKVPDGMVRLAAADRIDEMALASVEPLSQEQLAAKVDAAIDMWRDGTTGGDNTKYGYMLLMVAGLGIFCGCVGKSAQFPLHVWLPDAMEGPTPVSALVHSATMVAAGVFLVARSYPIFLPEVLLVIACLGCATLLIGATIALVATDIKRVLAYSTVSQLGFMMLALGVGGWAAGVMHLITHACFKSLLFLCSGSVIHAVHTNEMPQMGGLIRKMPWTGFTMLVGCLAISGIGIPSIFGLPIGLSGYYSKDAILEQVFSFRNFNPVWGTVFFSAACGGACLTAFYMFRMWYLTFLGEPRSAQKHGHAHESPRVMIVPLVLLSILAVVVAWPIYGWAGLPTLSSTIEQARPAGIWQDISGSHWSVILPEESKGHVAAVKGPVGLLAFGAAISGILLASVFYLWRTLDPADVRRSFDPLYRVLANKWYFDEIYQAVFVRGTLAVATCVAMFDRLVIDRLVNSMVWLAVRLANLSDYWIDHRGVDGFVNWFSWQTYRLGNSLRTLQTGSLRQYVMLIVVSTVALFLILSFWTYSLAR, encoded by the coding sequence ATGGACGTTTTTCTGCCATACCTTCCGAGCTTGCTAACGGCCGCGGTCTTGATACCGTTGGTGTCGTTTTGCGTGATCCTACTGGCAGCCACACGTCTTGGTAGGCGTGGAAAACCGGCAGCGTGGATAGCAACAAGTGCTATTTTGACTTCGACCGTTTTGTCGTTCTTCGTGGCAGTGATTTGGTTTGCCGCTCATGAAATACCTGTACCCCATTCGGTGAGTGACCCGCATCATGCGACGGAGCATTATGCCCCACCGATCATCACAGGCAGTGGCTATACCCTGGCAAGTTTCGCTGGGGCTGACGTTGGCATTAATTACTACATCGACGCACTGACGATCCTCATGTTCTGCATGGTGACATTCATTGCCACGTGCATTCATTTCTATTCCATGGGCTACATGCACGACGAATTGCATGAAGTCGTCGACAATGAAGCGCTGCTTGCTGACGGAGAATCGCTACGTCGACCTGGCCGATACGCTCGTTTTTTTCAGGCTCTTTCTCTATTCTGCTTTAGCATGCTGGGGCTGGTGATTTCTGGGAACTTCCTAATGACGTTTGTCTTTTGGGAGTTGGTCGGGCTCTGTTCCTGGTTTTTGATCGGTTTTTACGTCGAACGCCAATCGGCGTCTTTCGCTGCCAACAAGGCATTCATTGTCAATCGAGTCGGTGACTTTGGAATGCTTGTCGGGCTGATGGCCTTATGGGCGAGTATGGGAACGCTCAATTTCGGTGATATCTCTGGTTCGAGTAGAGGCGTCTTTTCGCAGACGCGGAGCGAAGAAAGCCACTACGCGCTAAAGGTGCCAGATGGGATGGTCCGCTTGGCGGCTGCGGATCGAATTGACGAGATGGCGCTGGCTTCTGTTGAGCCACTAAGCCAAGAGCAATTGGCCGCGAAAGTTGATGCGGCGATTGATATGTGGCGCGACGGGACAACCGGTGGAGACAACACGAAATATGGATATATGCTGTTGATGGTCGCCGGCCTGGGGATCTTCTGCGGGTGCGTTGGCAAGAGTGCCCAGTTCCCGCTGCACGTCTGGCTGCCCGATGCGATGGAAGGTCCAACGCCTGTGTCGGCTCTAGTGCATTCGGCCACGATGGTTGCAGCAGGTGTGTTCTTAGTAGCCCGGTCGTATCCAATCTTCCTCCCGGAAGTGCTGCTGGTGATTGCTTGCTTGGGGTGCGCGACGTTGTTGATTGGGGCAACAATCGCCCTAGTCGCGACCGACATTAAACGTGTGTTGGCGTATTCGACGGTAAGTCAGCTGGGCTTCATGATGTTGGCTCTTGGTGTGGGGGGCTGGGCCGCAGGCGTGATGCACTTAATAACCCATGCATGTTTCAAGAGCTTGCTGTTCTTGTGCTCAGGTTCGGTGATCCATGCGGTGCATACCAACGAAATGCCTCAGATGGGCGGGCTCATTCGCAAAATGCCGTGGACCGGTTTCACGATGCTCGTAGGCTGCCTGGCGATCTCTGGCATCGGCATTCCGTCCATCTTCGGGCTGCCGATTGGATTAAGTGGTTACTACTCGAAAGATGCTATCCTGGAACAGGTGTTTTCGTTTCGCAATTTCAATCCGGTTTGGGGAACGGTTTTCTTCTCTGCTGCTTGCGGTGGAGCATGCCTGACGGCGTTTTACATGTTCCGAATGTGGTACCTGACGTTTCTCGGTGAGCCACGTTCCGCCCAAAAGCACGGACACGCCCATGAGTCGCCAAGAGTGATGATCGTGCCGCTGGTGTTGCTATCGATTCTGGCTGTTGTTGTTGCCTGGCCGATCTACGGTTGGGCTGGTCTGCCGACGCTCTCTAGTACGATTGAACAGGCTCGGCCGGCAGGAATTTGGCAAGATATATCTGGTAGTCATTGGAGTGTCATATTGCCGGAAGAATCGAAGGGGCACGTTGCCGCAGTTAAGGGGCCAGTTGGGCTGCTGGCATTCGGAGCGGCAATCAGCGGTATCTTGTTGGCGTCGGTGTTTTATCTATGGAGAACCTTGGATCCAGCGGATGTGCGGCGTTCGTTCGATCCGTTGTATCGCGTTCTCGCTAATAAATGGTACTTCGACGAGATTTATCAGGCCGTATTTGTTCGCGGCACGCTGGCAGTTGCGACTTGTGTCGCTATGTTTGATCGACTGGTGATCGACCGACTTGTTAATAGCATGGTGTGGCTGGCGGTTCGCTTGGCCAACCTTTCTGACTATTGGATCGATCACCGAGGTGTTGACGGTTTCGTGAACTGGTTCTCGTGGCAGACTTATCGATTGGGCAACAGTTTGCGAACGCTGCAAACAGGTAGTTTACGACAGTATGTGATGCTGATTGTCGTCAGTACCGTCGCGTTGTTTTTGATCCTTAGCTTTTGGACCTATTCCTTGGCTCGGTAA
- the nuoK gene encoding NADH-quinone oxidoreductase subunit NuoK yields the protein MSFLSEPVGLSHFLAVGAFLFVTGVVCMATKRNALGILMGIELVLNGSIVNFVGFASPYFREENLGLDGHMIALFVIVLAAAEAAVALAIALNFYNNHATIDVDRADELKG from the coding sequence ATGAGCTTTTTAAGCGAACCTGTCGGATTATCTCACTTTCTAGCGGTCGGAGCATTTCTGTTTGTGACCGGGGTGGTCTGTATGGCGACCAAGCGGAATGCCCTGGGCATCTTGATGGGAATTGAGTTGGTGCTCAATGGATCCATTGTCAATTTCGTAGGATTTGCGAGTCCTTACTTTCGTGAAGAGAACTTGGGTCTCGACGGGCATATGATCGCGTTGTTTGTCATCGTGTTGGCGGCGGCGGAAGCTGCGGTCGCATTGGCGATCGCCCTGAATTTTTACAACAACCATGCGACAATCGATGTCGATCGTGCGGATGAACTAAAAGGTTGA
- a CDS encoding NADH-quinone oxidoreductase subunit J family protein has product MTPLLAATGEAAINWHTVMFYVISLCACGFAVIVAMTNNIVRMAFALIVSLAATSGLLFLAGAYFVGAIQLMIYVGGTVVLLIFGVMLTAQKAFVTMQTKASDWILGLLVGGTLLAVLVQLVFLIPQWQSSDYQSNMDAELIAFAKELTSQQARGDEITEEQRRKLELMAAKASEGMPQRTGEIGLALLGVRADKIENEETGLAGYLLPFEIISVHLLVVLVGAAFLARAKRHHHGDDQR; this is encoded by the coding sequence ATGACTCCCCTTCTTGCAGCCACTGGTGAAGCGGCCATCAACTGGCACACGGTGATGTTTTATGTCATTTCCCTGTGTGCTTGCGGCTTTGCCGTTATCGTCGCGATGACGAACAACATCGTGCGGATGGCGTTTGCATTGATCGTCAGCTTGGCCGCAACCAGCGGATTGCTGTTTCTGGCCGGAGCGTATTTTGTCGGAGCAATACAGTTGATGATCTACGTGGGTGGCACGGTCGTGCTGCTGATATTCGGCGTTATGCTCACGGCACAAAAAGCGTTTGTCACCATGCAGACCAAGGCCAGCGACTGGATACTTGGTCTCTTGGTTGGCGGCACCTTGCTGGCCGTTTTGGTGCAACTGGTGTTTCTTATTCCGCAGTGGCAAAGCTCGGATTATCAATCCAACATGGATGCTGAGTTAATCGCTTTCGCAAAAGAACTCACGAGCCAGCAGGCTCGCGGAGATGAGATTACCGAAGAACAGCGACGCAAGCTAGAGCTTATGGCTGCAAAGGCCAGCGAAGGGATGCCGCAGCGAACCGGAGAGATTGGTTTGGCCCTGCTGGGTGTGAGGGCTGACAAGATCGAAAACGAGGAAACAGGGTTAGCGGGTTATCTTCTTCCCTTTGAAATCATTTCGGTACATTTGTTGGTCGTGTTAGTCGGGGCCGCGTTCCTGGCCAGAGCCAAGCGACATCATCACGGAGACGACCAGCGATGA
- the nuoH gene encoding NADH-quinone oxidoreductase subunit NuoH yields the protein MGEFFAGWFPAGWEFLGYTVAALIQAFLLVNVIALGAFVFIWAERKVSGRIQDRLGPTRTGGAFGWLQSLADGIKLLSKEDLMPKDADPILFKIAPYVAFAASFAAFMALPFASGWVALHLNIGLFFLIAVLGLEVFGVILAGYSSGSKWSLFGAMRQAAQVVSYEVPLGICVIVPVMICGTMDLVAIGDQQRGLFTNWLIFHDPFVFIVFWVYFTCAVASVNRAPFDLAEAESELVAGFLTEYSGMRWSLFFMAEYGSMILVSALAAILFFGGWNGPIPIFSALMDWFPDYLGNCWWFSSIANIFGVICLLIKASLGVIGMMWVRWTFPRLRVDQVITMCLKYCVPISAVCLLGVMFWTALGVPFFNDLLPAQERALVREGWFKTGEKQAEALLQSLSSSTDKTGDVE from the coding sequence GTGGGAGAGTTCTTCGCAGGTTGGTTTCCTGCAGGATGGGAATTCCTGGGGTACACGGTCGCCGCGCTGATTCAAGCATTCTTGCTGGTCAATGTGATCGCTCTGGGGGCGTTTGTTTTCATCTGGGCCGAACGGAAAGTATCTGGCCGTATTCAAGATCGCCTGGGGCCAACTCGCACCGGTGGAGCATTCGGATGGCTTCAATCGTTGGCCGACGGAATTAAGCTTCTCTCCAAAGAAGACTTGATGCCTAAGGATGCCGATCCCATTCTTTTCAAAATTGCTCCTTACGTGGCATTCGCTGCCAGCTTTGCGGCGTTTATGGCCCTCCCCTTCGCTTCTGGTTGGGTGGCGTTGCATCTGAATATTGGATTGTTTTTCCTGATTGCTGTCTTAGGGTTGGAAGTCTTTGGCGTGATCTTGGCCGGCTACTCGTCAGGGTCGAAGTGGTCTTTATTCGGTGCGATGCGGCAAGCGGCTCAGGTAGTCAGTTATGAAGTCCCGCTGGGTATCTGTGTAATCGTTCCGGTGATGATATGCGGAACCATGGACCTGGTTGCCATTGGCGATCAACAGCGGGGCTTGTTTACCAATTGGCTCATCTTCCACGATCCCTTTGTCTTCATCGTATTTTGGGTTTACTTTACCTGCGCGGTTGCCAGTGTGAATCGAGCTCCTTTCGATTTGGCCGAAGCAGAAAGTGAACTTGTCGCCGGGTTTCTTACCGAGTACTCCGGTATGCGGTGGAGTCTGTTCTTCATGGCCGAGTATGGTTCGATGATCTTGGTATCGGCTTTGGCAGCGATTTTGTTCTTTGGCGGATGGAATGGTCCGATCCCGATATTCAGCGCGCTCATGGATTGGTTTCCCGACTATTTAGGGAACTGCTGGTGGTTCAGTTCGATAGCCAACATCTTCGGTGTGATTTGCTTATTGATCAAAGCTTCGCTTGGTGTGATCGGGATGATGTGGGTGCGTTGGACTTTTCCCCGTCTGCGTGTCGATCAGGTAATCACAATGTGTCTGAAGTACTGCGTTCCGATTTCGGCGGTCTGCTTGTTGGGCGTTATGTTCTGGACTGCGTTGGGCGTTCCCTTCTTCAATGATCTGTTGCCAGCCCAAGAGCGTGCGCTCGTACGCGAGGGTTGGTTTAAGACGGGTGAGAAACAAGCCGAGGCTTTGCTGCAGTCGCTTTCGTCGTCTACCGACAAGACAGGAGACGTCGAATGA
- a CDS encoding NADH-quinone oxidoreductase subunit D, translating to MSNTNHSDIIELDVRTDEMLVNMGPQHPSTHGVLRLVLRTDGEVVSEVVPHIGYLHRCAEKIGENLTPRQFVPYTDRMDYLAGMNMNLGWSLAVEKLLNYDLPEKVRHTRVIIAELNRIASHLVGMGTYGLDLGTFSPFLYAFREREKILDLLEWVCGARLTYSYITPGGVTADLPSDWIDKCRQFLDQFEPQIPDYHTLLTTNAIFIKRTAGIGIMSADMAIAYGCSGPVLRGSGVDHDLRRDGEPRYRSMYKGYDFEVIVEKNGSYPNDQVYPAVPEEAILGDCWHRFYVRMLEVIQAIKLIRQGMDFYQEASGDWGTPIKLSAKLPQGETYLETECPRGQMGFYVVSDGGDSIPRRARARSSCFSNLSVVEELCRGGLIADIPAIVGSLDIVMGEIDR from the coding sequence ATGTCCAACACGAATCATTCCGATATCATTGAACTCGATGTTCGCACCGACGAGATGTTGGTGAACATGGGGCCACAGCATCCTAGTACTCATGGTGTTCTTCGACTCGTTCTGAGAACCGATGGCGAAGTGGTCTCAGAGGTAGTGCCGCATATTGGTTATTTGCATCGCTGTGCGGAGAAGATTGGCGAGAATCTCACGCCCCGGCAGTTCGTTCCTTATACCGACCGGATGGATTATCTGGCCGGTATGAATATGAACCTCGGTTGGTCGTTGGCTGTCGAAAAATTATTGAACTACGATCTGCCTGAGAAGGTGCGGCATACTCGCGTGATAATTGCGGAGTTGAACCGTATTGCCAGCCACCTGGTGGGCATGGGGACCTACGGGCTTGATCTCGGCACCTTCAGTCCGTTTCTCTATGCGTTTCGCGAGCGAGAAAAGATTCTCGACCTTCTCGAATGGGTATGTGGCGCGCGGCTGACCTACAGCTATATCACCCCGGGGGGGGTTACGGCCGATTTGCCGTCCGACTGGATCGATAAGTGTCGCCAGTTTCTGGACCAGTTCGAGCCCCAAATTCCAGACTATCACACTTTGCTGACAACCAATGCAATTTTTATCAAGCGAACTGCCGGTATTGGGATCATGTCGGCTGATATGGCAATTGCCTATGGTTGCTCGGGACCGGTACTACGGGGTTCAGGCGTCGATCATGATCTTCGGCGTGACGGTGAGCCACGTTATAGATCGATGTACAAGGGATACGACTTCGAGGTGATCGTTGAAAAAAATGGCAGCTATCCGAATGATCAGGTTTATCCTGCCGTGCCGGAAGAAGCCATACTGGGCGATTGTTGGCATCGGTTTTACGTGCGAATGCTAGAGGTAATCCAAGCGATCAAGTTGATTCGCCAAGGGATGGACTTCTATCAGGAGGCCAGTGGCGACTGGGGAACGCCCATTAAGTTGTCAGCCAAGTTGCCCCAAGGTGAGACCTATCTAGAAACGGAGTGTCCTCGCGGGCAGATGGGGTTCTATGTCGTCTCCGATGGCGGCGACTCGATACCTCGTCGGGCCAGGGCTCGCAGCAGTTGTTTTAGCAATCTTTCAGTCGTAGAAGAGCTTTGTCGTGGCGGATTGATCGCCGATATCCCGGCGATCGTTGGTTCGCTTGATATTGTCATGGGAGAAATCGATCGCTGA
- a CDS encoding NADH-quinone oxidoreductase subunit C, which yields MIDEVFVHKLKQRFGDKISGVNLQNVDPWIEVVPASVVDVCRYLKEEPQIAFDYLNSICVVDYCETDPKKAAKAKWEPHIEVVYHVSSIRHKTTGVLKVMLPRWKDDVEGRIPELPSVASVWRTADWHEREAYDLSGVLFVGHQNLRRILCPEDWVGHPLRKDYEMPLEYHGIRGR from the coding sequence ATGATCGACGAAGTCTTCGTTCATAAGCTCAAGCAACGTTTCGGTGATAAGATTTCCGGTGTGAATCTTCAAAACGTCGATCCATGGATTGAGGTGGTGCCCGCAAGTGTGGTGGACGTTTGCCGTTATCTGAAGGAAGAGCCCCAGATTGCGTTCGACTATTTGAATTCCATTTGCGTCGTGGACTATTGCGAAACCGACCCGAAGAAAGCGGCCAAAGCAAAGTGGGAACCCCACATTGAGGTCGTTTATCACGTTTCCAGCATTCGCCATAAGACGACTGGCGTGCTGAAAGTGATGCTTCCAAGATGGAAGGATGATGTCGAAGGCCGAATTCCTGAATTGCCGTCGGTGGCCAGCGTTTGGAGAACGGCTGATTGGCACGAGCGTGAAGCATACGATCTGTCAGGTGTTCTGTTTGTCGGACATCAAAATCTACGACGGATCTTGTGCCCAGAAGATTGGGTAGGGCATCCACTTCGCAAAGACTACGAAATGCCGCTCGAGTATCACGGAATCCGTGGGCGATAG
- a CDS encoding NADH-quinone oxidoreductase subunit A codes for MSLSTTIVAYLILFTVAGFGFVLVNLLLGSILRPKNPHAEKLEIYECGEPTIGSSFVQFDLRFYVVALLFIIFEVEVAFFFPWAVVFGKSTQIARPDTPAIVEMEDGTRAIGPGYAGLVTELGLPVEEADLLATENVAATNAQARNAASKLVWTCVADIMVFFAVLMVGFAYVWKRGDLDWVRSMAGHSHTRTKSKSSWRDSTQVVTTT; via the coding sequence ATGAGTTTATCAACAACGATCGTTGCTTACCTGATCCTGTTCACCGTGGCAGGCTTTGGCTTCGTGTTGGTGAACCTCTTGCTGGGAAGCATACTGCGACCGAAAAATCCGCACGCTGAGAAGTTGGAGATTTACGAATGCGGAGAGCCGACGATCGGCTCCAGCTTTGTCCAGTTCGACCTGCGGTTTTATGTGGTCGCATTGCTGTTCATTATTTTCGAAGTAGAAGTCGCCTTTTTCTTTCCATGGGCCGTCGTCTTTGGCAAGTCGACTCAAATCGCCAGGCCGGATACGCCTGCGATTGTGGAAATGGAAGATGGTACCCGCGCGATTGGTCCTGGTTATGCAGGCCTAGTCACGGAACTTGGGTTGCCAGTTGAAGAAGCAGATTTGTTGGCGACAGAGAACGTTGCTGCCACCAATGCCCAGGCAAGGAATGCGGCTTCGAAGTTGGTTTGGACGTGTGTGGCAGACATTATGGTCTTTTTCGCGGTTCTCATGGTTGGGTTCGCATACGTTTGGAAGCGAGGCGATCTCGATTGGGTGCGATCAATGGCCGGGCATTCCCACACGCGAACTAAATCTAAATCAAGCTGGCGCGATTCGACTCAGGTTGTCACGACCACTTGA
- a CDS encoding NuoI/complex I 23 kDa subunit family protein, translated as MLSWWKNLIRAITTVIQGLWVTLRVWKSTYDPNRKTFTEHFEYPEMPVQVAPRYRGFHRFDVTTCIGCDQCAKVCPVDCIYIGKERVENGKGFKLTHFTIDYSKCMFCALCVEPCPVDCIFMGGTLDLSSYSRDGALVDFTRLPIDVAWGRATLNPTAVAESKAVLSPVHGGPSEQSD; from the coding sequence ATGCTTAGTTGGTGGAAAAATCTGATTCGGGCGATCACAACGGTCATTCAGGGCCTTTGGGTGACGCTTCGCGTTTGGAAGTCAACGTACGATCCAAATCGGAAAACATTTACCGAGCATTTCGAATATCCAGAGATGCCTGTCCAAGTGGCCCCCCGCTATCGAGGGTTTCATCGCTTCGATGTCACTACTTGCATTGGTTGCGATCAGTGTGCCAAGGTTTGTCCGGTCGACTGTATCTATATTGGTAAGGAGCGAGTCGAGAATGGCAAAGGCTTCAAGCTGACGCATTTCACAATCGACTACTCGAAGTGCATGTTCTGTGCTTTGTGCGTCGAACCGTGCCCAGTCGATTGTATCTTCATGGGGGGCACGCTCGACCTAAGTTCTTACAGCCGCGATGGTGCCCTGGTTGACTTTACCCGTTTGCCCATCGACGTTGCCTGGGGCCGAGCGACCTTGAATCCGACGGCCGTGGCTGAATCCAAAGCGGTGCTTAGCCCGGTCCATGGAGGCCCGTCCGAGCAATCCGACTAG
- the csrA gene encoding carbon storage regulator CsrA: protein MLVLSRKKNESIVINNDITIVVVEIRGDKVRLGVEAPKEVPVHRREVYDAIKRNESEQSATDASANLESE, encoded by the coding sequence ATGCTGGTATTATCGAGGAAGAAGAACGAGAGCATTGTCATCAATAACGACATCACCATTGTCGTTGTTGAAATTCGCGGTGATAAGGTTCGCCTAGGGGTCGAGGCCCCAAAGGAAGTCCCTGTACACCGCCGCGAAGTGTATGATGCTATCAAACGCAATGAGAGCGAACAGTCGGCGACTGATGCGTCGGCAAATTTGGAATCGGAATAG
- a CDS encoding ferrochelatase has translation MTKHPYDALLVLSFGGPEKPDDVIPFLENVLRGRNVPRERMLEVAEHYYHFGGKSPINDQNRSLIEALKAELGSHNIPLPIYWGNRNWHPLLTDTLKQMFDNGHRKVLVFVTSIFSSYSGCRQYREDIQRALQELGLEEEMSVDKIRTFYNHPDFIQTMAKRVSDAISELPEDGSDQRRVLFTAHSIPNAMAANCAYEKQLQESSRLISEAVGIKEWSLVYQSRSGPPQQPWLEPDVCDTIQEIADHKSAQQIVVVPVGFVSDHMEVIYDLDDEAAKLSQNVGIPMARAKTAGVHPGFVSMIRKLIEERMGITTEKEAIGKYGPSHDICPIDCCKYEPRRPAPAQPID, from the coding sequence ATGACCAAGCACCCCTACGATGCCTTGCTCGTCCTCTCTTTCGGCGGCCCAGAAAAACCGGACGACGTCATTCCCTTTTTAGAAAACGTTCTCCGCGGGCGTAACGTTCCGCGTGAACGAATGCTGGAAGTAGCCGAGCACTACTATCACTTTGGGGGCAAAAGCCCGATCAACGACCAAAATCGATCGTTGATCGAAGCCCTCAAAGCAGAACTTGGGTCCCACAATATTCCGCTTCCGATCTACTGGGGAAATCGCAACTGGCACCCTCTTTTGACCGATACGCTGAAGCAGATGTTCGATAACGGACACCGCAAGGTGCTGGTTTTTGTCACTTCCATCTTCAGTTCCTACTCTGGTTGCCGCCAATACCGCGAAGACATCCAGCGAGCACTGCAAGAACTCGGCCTGGAAGAGGAGATGTCGGTCGACAAAATCCGGACCTTCTACAACCACCCCGACTTCATCCAGACAATGGCCAAGCGTGTTAGCGATGCGATCAGCGAGCTCCCCGAAGATGGCTCCGATCAGCGCAGGGTGCTGTTCACAGCGCACAGTATTCCCAACGCAATGGCAGCCAACTGCGCTTATGAAAAGCAGTTGCAGGAGAGCTCTCGCCTGATCTCAGAAGCTGTCGGCATCAAAGAGTGGTCTCTTGTTTACCAAAGCCGTAGCGGCCCTCCCCAACAACCATGGCTGGAACCGGACGTATGCGACACCATTCAGGAAATCGCCGATCACAAGTCCGCACAGCAGATTGTGGTCGTTCCGGTGGGTTTTGTTTCCGATCATATGGAAGTCATCTACGATCTGGATGACGAGGCCGCAAAACTATCCCAGAACGTTGGCATCCCGATGGCACGCGCCAAGACGGCAGGTGTTCACCCAGGATTCGTCAGCATGATCCGAAAGCTAATCGAAGAACGGATGGGGATTACTACCGAAAAAGAAGCGATCGGCAAGTACGGCCCATCTCACGATATCTGCCCGATCGATTGCTGCAAATACGAACCTCGTCGACCTGCCCCGGCTCAACCTATTGACTAG